In Horticoccus luteus, the following proteins share a genomic window:
- a CDS encoding DsbA family oxidoreductase — protein sequence MAAVKITYYLEVLSSWCAWAEPTWTELKSRYAHRVDFEWKIALMRPADFPISRAQCDWFYRRSGTVMRSPFMLHSGWLDAARAGDYAAPSLVAEAGRDLGFTDDRLRLALTHAAVREGRRIGELAEAVAVASAASGCDAAQLRALAESPATRARAEASTAEFLAHQINQRPAFVLTDAIGDKAVFSGLVRLEPLVATIETMLADTNAYASFAAHFGAPPAV from the coding sequence ATGGCTGCGGTTAAAATCACCTACTATCTCGAAGTCTTGTCGTCGTGGTGCGCCTGGGCTGAACCGACTTGGACGGAGCTGAAATCGCGCTACGCCCATCGCGTCGATTTCGAGTGGAAGATTGCGCTCATGCGCCCCGCCGACTTCCCCATCTCGCGCGCGCAATGCGACTGGTTTTACCGCCGCAGCGGCACCGTGATGCGTTCGCCGTTCATGCTGCATTCGGGGTGGCTCGACGCCGCCCGCGCCGGCGACTACGCCGCGCCCAGCCTCGTCGCGGAAGCCGGCCGCGACCTCGGCTTCACTGACGATCGTCTCCGCCTCGCCCTCACTCACGCCGCCGTCCGCGAAGGCCGCCGCATCGGCGAACTTGCCGAAGCCGTCGCCGTGGCGAGCGCCGCCAGTGGCTGCGATGCCGCCCAACTGCGGGCCCTCGCCGAGTCGCCCGCGACCCGCGCCCGCGCCGAGGCGAGCACCGCGGAATTTCTTGCGCACCAAATCAATCAACGTCCCGCGTTTGTGTTGACCGATGCGATTGGCGACAAAGCCGTCTTCTCCGGGCTCGTGCGCCTCGAGCCCTTGGTGGCGACGATCGAGACGATGCTCGCCGACACGAACGCCTACGCGAGTTTTGCGGCCCACTTCGGGGCGCCGCCCGCCGTCTGA
- a CDS encoding TIGR03067 domain-containing protein yields the protein MWLPESAELAGQQIPMPATRWRISGANYVVVSAESRDAGLLVFGAEGSAATVDLIGTSGPNAGRTIPAIWRLEGDVLELCYDVGGGPRPTRFSGTAGETLLRVRYRREG from the coding sequence ATGTGGCTTCCCGAAAGCGCCGAATTGGCGGGGCAACAAATTCCGATGCCCGCGACGCGGTGGCGGATTTCGGGCGCGAACTATGTGGTGGTGTCTGCGGAGTCGCGCGATGCGGGGCTGTTGGTGTTTGGCGCTGAGGGGAGCGCGGCAACCGTCGATCTCATCGGCACGTCCGGACCCAATGCGGGAAGAACGATTCCCGCGATCTGGCGGCTTGAGGGCGACGTGCTGGAACTTTGCTACGACGTAGGCGGCGGGCCGCGGCCGACGCGGTTTTCGGGAACGGCGGGCGAAACGTTGCTACGCGTGCGTTATCGGCGCGAAGGCTGA